A window of Fundulus heteroclitus isolate FHET01 chromosome 15, MU-UCD_Fhet_4.1, whole genome shotgun sequence contains these coding sequences:
- the zc3h14 gene encoding zinc finger CCCH domain-containing protein 14 isoform X1, translating into MEIGAEISKKIRAAIKGKLQELGAYIDEELPDYIMVMVANKKTSQQMTEDLSLFLGNNTIKFTTWLQGVLEKLRTVAVEPESLRQLQSDTVTVLGKSQSSVDENGRGDDLKLLAVSSSRSDRIEAPVSSSAYASRKGMLGKGFSQYTSTIRPLMEPLPSEAVIDIKPEMDDDLIADEPVEMGNGRTRGAASRPTMEIYRPGQSKLSSMSSLEMCRPTDGSSSLRQQDGRSSRTSRTGLSKQQEEMSRKRKAPVASSVVRVNRADDEDSDDAEEDEASSGGRSLSSRVSLPSKPERKPTLPPAKQANRNLILKAISEAQDSITKTTSYPAMPQRQTVPVAPRARLASAEEMTAAIQLMQNLHSLAPRVEAYMAADQPASRTPTRSLASRLQLDRADTTQQSECSAEVAAGSEPKSSDTRSFIMSRPVIEEASVRSLPQVQQPPGLPRTVQAREGVDSSSPKFIVTLDGVPSPLGNLMDGDMELDDVRPLSKVTEATGQPVYREPKVSVLSRLQGVVTSSEDERMEMAVDDDVPVKKQKVMERCKFWPVCKSGDECMYHHPTAQCKTFPNCKFGDKCLFVHPNCKYDARCTKPDCPFTHVSRRGPAAPPPRPAVQPSQSATVCRFFPECKKVDCPFYHPKPCRFATRCKRAGCTFYHPTTAVPPRHALKWTKDRAAN; encoded by the exons ATGGAGATTGGAGCTGAAATTAGCAAGAAAATAAGA gcTGCGATCAAAGGCAAACTACAGGAGCTCGGTGCCTATATTG ATGAAGAGCTTCCTGACTATATCATGGTGATGGTGGCAAACAAGAAAACCTCTCAGCAGATGACCGAAGACCTCTCTCTGTTCCTGGGAAACAACACAATTAAGTTTACTACTTG GCTGCAAGGTGTCCTGGAAAAACTACGGACCGTCGCCGTAG AGCCCGAATCTCTAAGGCAGCTGCAGTCTGACACGGTTACTGTGCTTGGGAAGAGTCAGTCATCTGTAGATGAAAATGGCAGAGGAGACGATTTGAAGCTGCTGGCGGTGTCCAGCTCAAGAAGCGATAGGATTGAGGCTCCTGTATCTAGTTCTGCTTACGCCAGCAG GAAAGGGATGCTGGGAAAGGGGTTCTCACAATATACCTCAACTATTAGGCCTCTCATGGAGCCGCTCCCCTCAGAAGCTGTTATTGATATCAAACCAGAGATGGACGACGATCTAATTGCTGACGAACCTGTGGAAATGGGAAACGGTCGCACCCGCGGTGCTGCTAGTCGCCCTACTATGGAGATCTACAGACCTGGTCAGAGCAAGTTGTCGTCTATGAGCTCTTTGGAGATGTGTCGACCGACAGATGGATCCTCGAGCTTAAGGCAGCAGGACGGCAGGAGTAGCAGAACATCCAGAACTGGGCTGAGCAAG CAGCAAGAGGAGATGTCGCGGAAAAGGAAGGCGCCCGTTGCGAGTTCTGTTGTTCGAGTGAACCGAGCAGATGACGAGGACAGCGACGATGCGGAAGAGGACGAGGCGAGCAGCGGCGGCCGAAGCCTCTCCAGTAGAGTGTCCCTCCCCTCCAAACCGGAGCGAAA ACCGACTCTGCCACCAGCCAAGCAAGCCAACAGAAATCTGATACTGAAGGCCATCTCTGAGGCTCAGGACTCGATCACCAAGACCACGTCCTACCCGGCGA TGCCGCAGAGACAGACCGTTCCTGTGGCGCCTCGCGCTCGCTTGGCCAGCGCCGAAGAGATGACGGCGGCCATCCAGCTGATGCAGAATCTGCACAGCCTAGCCCCCAGGGTAGAGGCGTACATGGCCGCAGACCAGCCCGCCTCCAGAACTCCAA CAAGGTCATTAGCTTCGCGTCTTCAGCTAGACCGCGCTGATACAACGCAGCAGAGTGAATGTA GTGCCGAAGTCGCCGCTGGCTCTGAGCCCAAGAGCTCCGATACGCGCTCCTTCATAATGAGCCGGCCCGTTATAGAGGAAGCGTCTGTCCGAAGTCTGCCACAAGTCCAGCAGCCCCCGGGTTTGCCTCGCACTGTCCAGGCCAG GGAGGGGGTCGACTCCTCGAGTCCAAAGTTCATTGTGACGTTAGACGGGGTACCGAGCCCGCTGGGTAACCTTATGGACGGAGACATGGAGCTGGACGATGTGAGACCACTCAGCAAGGTTACCGAGGCAACTGGCCAGCCGGTTTACAGAGAGCCTAAAGTCAGCGTCCTCAGCAGGTTACAGGGAGTGGTTACATCATCAGAAG ATGAAAGGATGGAGATGGCGGTGGACGACGACGTTCCTGTGAAGAAACAGAAAGTTATGGAGCGCTGCAAGTTCTGGCCTGTGTGCAAAAGTGGAGACGAGTGTATGTACCATCACCCAACAGCACAGTGCAA AACCTTTCCAAACTGCAAGTTCGGGGATAAATGCCTTTTTGTGCATCCTAACTGTAAATACGACGCGCGTTGTACAAAGCCGGACTGTCCCTTCACGCATGTCAGCCGCAGAGGACCTGCCGCTCCTCCACCCAGACCAG CTGTGCAGCCAAGTCAGAGTGCAACTGTGTGTCGCTTCTTCCCAGAGTGCAAGAAGGTTGACTGTCCATTTTATCATCCAAAG CCTTGTCGTTTTGCAACTCGGTGTAAACGGGCCGGGTGTACCTTCTACCATCCAACAACTGCTGTGCCTCCGAGACATGCCCTGAAGTGGACAAAGGACAGAGCAG CCAATTAA
- the zc3h14 gene encoding zinc finger CCCH domain-containing protein 14 isoform X2 gives MEIGAEISKKIRAAIKGKLQELGAYIDEELPDYIMVMVANKKTSQQMTEDLSLFLGNNTIKFTTWLQGVLEKLRTVAVEPESLRQLQSDTVTVLGKSQSSVDENGRGDDLKLLAVSSSRSDRIEAPVSSSAYASRKGMLGKGFSQYTSTIRPLMEPLPSEAVIDIKPEMDDDLIADEPVEMGNGRTRGAASRPTMEIYRPGQSKLSSMSSLEMCRPTDGSSSLRQQDGRSSRTSRTGLSKQEEMSRKRKAPVASSVVRVNRADDEDSDDAEEDEASSGGRSLSSRVSLPSKPERKPTLPPAKQANRNLILKAISEAQDSITKTTSYPAMPQRQTVPVAPRARLASAEEMTAAIQLMQNLHSLAPRVEAYMAADQPASRTPTRSLASRLQLDRADTTQQSECSAEVAAGSEPKSSDTRSFIMSRPVIEEASVRSLPQVQQPPGLPRTVQAREGVDSSSPKFIVTLDGVPSPLGNLMDGDMELDDVRPLSKVTEATGQPVYREPKVSVLSRLQGVVTSSEDERMEMAVDDDVPVKKQKVMERCKFWPVCKSGDECMYHHPTAQCKTFPNCKFGDKCLFVHPNCKYDARCTKPDCPFTHVSRRGPAAPPPRPAVQPSQSATVCRFFPECKKVDCPFYHPKPCRFATRCKRAGCTFYHPTTAVPPRHALKWTKDRAAN, from the exons ATGGAGATTGGAGCTGAAATTAGCAAGAAAATAAGA gcTGCGATCAAAGGCAAACTACAGGAGCTCGGTGCCTATATTG ATGAAGAGCTTCCTGACTATATCATGGTGATGGTGGCAAACAAGAAAACCTCTCAGCAGATGACCGAAGACCTCTCTCTGTTCCTGGGAAACAACACAATTAAGTTTACTACTTG GCTGCAAGGTGTCCTGGAAAAACTACGGACCGTCGCCGTAG AGCCCGAATCTCTAAGGCAGCTGCAGTCTGACACGGTTACTGTGCTTGGGAAGAGTCAGTCATCTGTAGATGAAAATGGCAGAGGAGACGATTTGAAGCTGCTGGCGGTGTCCAGCTCAAGAAGCGATAGGATTGAGGCTCCTGTATCTAGTTCTGCTTACGCCAGCAG GAAAGGGATGCTGGGAAAGGGGTTCTCACAATATACCTCAACTATTAGGCCTCTCATGGAGCCGCTCCCCTCAGAAGCTGTTATTGATATCAAACCAGAGATGGACGACGATCTAATTGCTGACGAACCTGTGGAAATGGGAAACGGTCGCACCCGCGGTGCTGCTAGTCGCCCTACTATGGAGATCTACAGACCTGGTCAGAGCAAGTTGTCGTCTATGAGCTCTTTGGAGATGTGTCGACCGACAGATGGATCCTCGAGCTTAAGGCAGCAGGACGGCAGGAGTAGCAGAACATCCAGAACTGGGCTGAGCAAG CAAGAGGAGATGTCGCGGAAAAGGAAGGCGCCCGTTGCGAGTTCTGTTGTTCGAGTGAACCGAGCAGATGACGAGGACAGCGACGATGCGGAAGAGGACGAGGCGAGCAGCGGCGGCCGAAGCCTCTCCAGTAGAGTGTCCCTCCCCTCCAAACCGGAGCGAAA ACCGACTCTGCCACCAGCCAAGCAAGCCAACAGAAATCTGATACTGAAGGCCATCTCTGAGGCTCAGGACTCGATCACCAAGACCACGTCCTACCCGGCGA TGCCGCAGAGACAGACCGTTCCTGTGGCGCCTCGCGCTCGCTTGGCCAGCGCCGAAGAGATGACGGCGGCCATCCAGCTGATGCAGAATCTGCACAGCCTAGCCCCCAGGGTAGAGGCGTACATGGCCGCAGACCAGCCCGCCTCCAGAACTCCAA CAAGGTCATTAGCTTCGCGTCTTCAGCTAGACCGCGCTGATACAACGCAGCAGAGTGAATGTA GTGCCGAAGTCGCCGCTGGCTCTGAGCCCAAGAGCTCCGATACGCGCTCCTTCATAATGAGCCGGCCCGTTATAGAGGAAGCGTCTGTCCGAAGTCTGCCACAAGTCCAGCAGCCCCCGGGTTTGCCTCGCACTGTCCAGGCCAG GGAGGGGGTCGACTCCTCGAGTCCAAAGTTCATTGTGACGTTAGACGGGGTACCGAGCCCGCTGGGTAACCTTATGGACGGAGACATGGAGCTGGACGATGTGAGACCACTCAGCAAGGTTACCGAGGCAACTGGCCAGCCGGTTTACAGAGAGCCTAAAGTCAGCGTCCTCAGCAGGTTACAGGGAGTGGTTACATCATCAGAAG ATGAAAGGATGGAGATGGCGGTGGACGACGACGTTCCTGTGAAGAAACAGAAAGTTATGGAGCGCTGCAAGTTCTGGCCTGTGTGCAAAAGTGGAGACGAGTGTATGTACCATCACCCAACAGCACAGTGCAA AACCTTTCCAAACTGCAAGTTCGGGGATAAATGCCTTTTTGTGCATCCTAACTGTAAATACGACGCGCGTTGTACAAAGCCGGACTGTCCCTTCACGCATGTCAGCCGCAGAGGACCTGCCGCTCCTCCACCCAGACCAG CTGTGCAGCCAAGTCAGAGTGCAACTGTGTGTCGCTTCTTCCCAGAGTGCAAGAAGGTTGACTGTCCATTTTATCATCCAAAG CCTTGTCGTTTTGCAACTCGGTGTAAACGGGCCGGGTGTACCTTCTACCATCCAACAACTGCTGTGCCTCCGAGACATGCCCTGAAGTGGACAAAGGACAGAGCAG CCAATTAA